One genomic window of Streptomyces sp. NBC_01498 includes the following:
- a CDS encoding ribonuclease J: MSHPHPELGAPPKLPKGGLRVTPLGGLGEIGRNMTVFEYNGRLLIVDCGVLFPEEEQPGIDLILPDFTTIRDRLDDIEGIVLTHGHEDHIGGVPFLLRLKPDIPLIGSKLTLALIEAKLQEHRIRPYTLEVTEGHRERIGPFDCEFVAVNHSIPDALAVAIRTPAGMVVHTGDFKMDQLPLDRRLTDLPTFARLGEEGIDLLLSDSTNAEVPGFVPPERDISNVLRQVFANAQKRIIVASFASHVHRIQQILDAAHEYGRRVAFVGRSMVRNMGIARDLGYLKVPAGLVVDVKTLDDLPDSEVVLVCTGSQGEPMAALSRMANRDHQIRIVPGDTVILASSLIPGNENAVYRVINGLTRWGANVIHKGNAKVHVSGHASAGELLYFYNICKPKNLMPVHGEWRHLRANAELGALTGVPKDHIVIAEDGVVVDLVDGKARIVGKVQAGYVYVDGLSVGDVTETSLKDRRILGDEGIISVFLVVDSTTGKVVGGPHIQARGSGIEDSAFSAVIPKIEEIIGKSAADGVAEPHQLQQLVRRSVGKWVSDTYRRRPMILPVVVEV, from the coding sequence TTGAGTCATCCGCATCCCGAACTCGGCGCCCCGCCGAAGCTGCCCAAGGGCGGCCTGCGCGTCACCCCGCTCGGCGGCCTGGGCGAGATCGGCCGCAACATGACGGTCTTCGAGTACAACGGCCGTCTGCTGATCGTCGACTGCGGCGTCCTCTTCCCCGAAGAGGAACAGCCGGGCATCGACCTGATCCTGCCGGACTTCACCACCATCCGTGACCGCCTCGACGACATCGAGGGGATCGTCCTCACGCACGGCCACGAGGACCACATCGGCGGTGTCCCGTTCCTGCTCCGGCTGAAGCCCGACATCCCGCTGATCGGCTCCAAGCTGACTCTCGCGCTGATCGAGGCGAAGCTCCAGGAGCACCGCATCCGCCCCTACACCCTCGAAGTGACCGAGGGGCACCGCGAGCGCATCGGCCCGTTCGACTGCGAGTTCGTCGCGGTCAACCACTCCATCCCGGACGCGCTGGCCGTCGCCATCCGCACCCCGGCGGGCATGGTCGTCCACACCGGCGACTTCAAGATGGACCAGTTGCCGCTGGACCGCCGGCTCACCGATCTGCCGACCTTCGCGAGACTCGGCGAGGAGGGCATCGACCTGCTGCTCTCCGACTCGACCAACGCCGAGGTGCCGGGCTTCGTCCCGCCCGAGCGGGACATCTCGAACGTCCTGCGGCAGGTCTTCGCCAATGCGCAGAAGCGGATCATCGTGGCGAGCTTCGCCAGCCACGTGCACCGCATCCAGCAGATCCTCGACGCCGCTCACGAGTACGGCCGGAGAGTGGCCTTCGTCGGCCGCTCGATGGTCAGGAACATGGGCATCGCCCGGGACCTGGGGTACCTCAAGGTGCCCGCGGGTCTCGTCGTGGACGTCAAGACGCTCGACGACCTGCCGGACAGCGAGGTCGTCCTCGTCTGCACGGGCTCGCAGGGCGAACCCATGGCCGCGCTCTCGCGCATGGCCAACCGCGACCATCAGATCCGGATCGTCCCCGGCGACACCGTGATCCTGGCCTCGTCCCTCATCCCGGGCAACGAGAACGCGGTCTACCGCGTGATCAACGGCCTGACACGGTGGGGCGCGAACGTCATCCACAAGGGCAACGCCAAGGTCCATGTCTCGGGCCACGCCTCCGCGGGCGAGCTCCTGTATTTCTACAACATCTGCAAGCCGAAGAACCTGATGCCGGTCCACGGCGAATGGCGTCACCTGCGTGCCAACGCCGAACTCGGCGCGCTGACGGGGGTCCCCAAGGACCACATCGTCATCGCGGAGGACGGCGTGGTGGTCGACCTGGTCGACGGCAAGGCCAGAATCGTCGGCAAGGTCCAGGCGGGGTACGTGTACGTCGACGGCCTCTCGGTCGGCGATGTGACCGAGACGTCCCTCAAGGACCGCCGCATCCTCGGCGACGAGGGCATCATCTCCGTGTTCCTGGTGGTGGATTCGACGACCGGCAAGGTCGTGGGAGGTCCGCACATCCAGGCGCGTGGGTCCGGCATCGAGGACTCCGCGTTCTCGGCCGTCATCCCGAAGATCGAGGAGATCATCGGGAAGTCGGCCGCGGACGGCGTCGCCGAACCCCACCAACTCCAGCAGCTGGTACGGCGATCGGTGGGCAAGTGGGTCTCGGACACTTACCGCCGGCGCCCGATGATCCTGCCCGTGGTCGTCGAGGTCTGA
- a CDS encoding tetratricopeptide repeat protein, producing MRAKIMYFVMAGLLVVYFALAAGRGVALIGIGTPLTVTFGISVLVLPVIGAWFLWKNTRFVQLANRLAVELDAEGGLPVDELTRTAGGRVDRASADAVFAARRAETEDTPGDWRCWFRLAVAYRDAGDTPRAREAMRRAIALHASGRAPAAH from the coding sequence GTGCGCGCCAAGATCATGTACTTCGTGATGGCCGGCCTGCTCGTCGTCTACTTCGCGCTGGCCGCCGGGCGCGGCGTCGCGCTCATCGGGATCGGTACGCCGCTGACCGTGACCTTCGGGATCTCCGTCCTGGTGCTCCCGGTCATCGGTGCCTGGTTCCTGTGGAAGAACACCCGGTTCGTCCAGCTGGCCAACCGGCTCGCCGTCGAACTGGACGCCGAGGGCGGTCTGCCGGTGGACGAACTGACGCGCACAGCGGGCGGCCGTGTCGACCGGGCGTCGGCGGACGCCGTCTTCGCGGCCCGCCGCGCCGAGACGGAGGACACCCCGGGGGACTGGCGCTGCTGGTTCCGCCTCGCGGTCGCCTACCGCGACGCGGGCGACACTCCCCGGGCCCGCGAGGCGATGCGCCGCGCCATCGCCCTCCACGCGTCGGGCCGGGCACCCGCCGCGCACTGA
- a CDS encoding M16 family metallopeptidase — MTFRSSTTTARTSSEVRAVARTQTLLKGQDGIGTVRRTTLPGGLRVVTESLPSVRSATFGIWVQVGSRDETPTLGGATHYLEHLLFKGTAKRGALDISSAIDAVGGEMNAFTAKEYTCYYARVLDTDLPLAIDIVCDMLTGSLIEAADVDAERGVILEEIAMTEDDPGDCVHDLFSRTMFGDTPLGRPVLGTVDTVNALDRDRIARFYKKHYDPTHLVVAAAGNVDHATVVRQVRRAFEKAGALSRTDAVPVAPRQGHRELRTAGRVDLLNRKTEQAHVVLGMPGLSRTDERRWALGVLSTALGGGMSSRLFQEVREKRGLAYSVYAYTSGYADCGLFGVYAGCRPSQVHDVLKICRDELDQVAAEGLSDEEIGRAVGQLSGSTVLGLEDTGALMNRIGKSELCWGAQMSVDDMLARIAAVTPDDVRAVARDVLGQRPSLSVIGPLKSKQADRLDEAVA, encoded by the coding sequence GTGACGTTTCGTAGCTCCACGACGACGGCCCGCACCTCCTCGGAGGTACGGGCCGTCGCCCGTACCCAAACCCTCCTGAAGGGCCAGGACGGCATCGGCACCGTCCGCCGCACCACCCTTCCCGGCGGCCTGCGGGTCGTCACCGAGTCCCTGCCGTCCGTACGGTCGGCGACCTTCGGCATCTGGGTACAGGTCGGCTCGCGCGACGAGACGCCGACGCTGGGCGGTGCCACGCACTACCTCGAACACCTCCTCTTCAAGGGCACCGCGAAGCGCGGCGCCCTCGACATCTCCTCCGCCATCGACGCGGTCGGCGGCGAGATGAACGCCTTCACGGCGAAGGAGTACACGTGCTACTACGCGCGCGTCCTCGACACCGATCTCCCCCTCGCCATCGACATCGTGTGCGACATGCTCACGGGCTCCCTCATCGAGGCCGCCGACGTCGACGCCGAGCGGGGCGTCATCCTCGAAGAGATCGCCATGACCGAGGACGACCCGGGCGACTGCGTGCACGACCTCTTCTCACGGACGATGTTCGGCGACACACCCCTCGGCCGCCCCGTCCTGGGCACCGTCGACACCGTCAACGCCCTCGACCGCGACCGGATCGCCCGCTTCTACAAGAAGCACTACGACCCGACGCACCTGGTCGTCGCCGCCGCGGGCAACGTCGACCACGCCACCGTCGTACGGCAGGTACGGCGCGCCTTCGAGAAGGCCGGCGCCCTCTCCCGTACGGACGCCGTCCCCGTCGCGCCCCGGCAGGGCCACCGCGAACTGCGCACCGCCGGCCGCGTCGACCTGCTCAACCGCAAGACGGAGCAGGCCCACGTCGTCCTCGGCATGCCGGGCCTCTCCCGCACCGACGAGCGCCGCTGGGCGCTGGGCGTCCTCAGCACCGCCCTGGGCGGCGGTATGAGCTCCCGGCTGTTCCAGGAGGTACGGGAGAAGCGCGGGCTCGCCTACAGCGTGTACGCGTACACCTCCGGCTACGCCGACTGCGGCCTCTTCGGCGTGTACGCGGGCTGCCGCCCCAGCCAGGTCCACGACGTCCTGAAGATCTGCCGCGACGAACTCGACCAGGTCGCCGCCGAGGGACTGAGCGACGAGGAGATCGGCCGCGCCGTCGGCCAGCTCTCCGGCTCCACCGTCCTCGGCCTGGAGGACACCGGCGCCCTGATGAACCGCATCGGCAAGAGCGAGCTGTGCTGGGGCGCCCAGATGTCCGTGGACGACATGCTGGCGCGGATAGCGGCCGTCACCCCCGACGACGTACGCGCGGTGGCGCGCGACGTCCTGGGGCAGCGTCCCTCGCTGTCGGTCATCGGCCCCCTCAAGAGCAAGCAGGCCGACCGTCTCGACGAAGCGGTCGCCTGA
- the thyX gene encoding FAD-dependent thymidylate synthase, whose product MSETPAETKPSFRSDVTVDLVKHTAADSDVLWAARVSTTGEQSLEELSKDPERSKGLINFLMRDRHGSPFEHNSMTFFISAPIFVFREFMRHRVGWSYNEESGRYRELQPVFYVPDAARKLVQEGRPGKYVFVDGTQRQQDLTERVMTETYGRAYEAYQEMLAAGIAREVARAVLPVGLYSSMYATCNARSLMHFLGLRTQHEAATVPSFPQREIEMVGEKMEEQWARLMPLTHAAFNANGRVAP is encoded by the coding sequence GTGAGTGAGACTCCCGCCGAGACCAAGCCCAGTTTCCGCAGTGACGTGACCGTCGACCTGGTGAAACACACCGCGGCCGACTCCGACGTCCTGTGGGCCGCCCGGGTCTCCACCACCGGCGAGCAGTCCCTGGAGGAGCTGTCCAAAGACCCGGAGCGCTCGAAGGGACTGATCAACTTCCTGATGCGGGACCGCCACGGCAGCCCCTTCGAGCACAACTCGATGACCTTCTTCATCAGCGCCCCGATCTTCGTGTTCCGCGAGTTCATGAGGCACCGTGTGGGCTGGTCGTACAACGAGGAGTCCGGCCGCTACCGGGAGCTCCAGCCGGTCTTCTACGTCCCCGACGCGGCACGGAAACTCGTCCAGGAGGGCCGCCCCGGCAAGTACGTGTTCGTCGACGGCACCCAGCGGCAGCAGGACCTCACCGAGCGCGTCATGACCGAGACGTACGGCCGGGCGTACGAGGCGTACCAGGAGATGCTCGCGGCCGGTATCGCCCGTGAGGTCGCCCGCGCGGTGCTGCCGGTGGGCCTCTACTCGTCGATGTACGCGACGTGCAACGCGCGCTCGCTGATGCACTTCCTCGGCCTGCGCACCCAGCACGAGGCGGCGACGGTCCCGTCCTTCCCGCAGCGGGAGATCGAGATGGTCGGCGAGAAGATGGAGGAGCAGTGGGCGCGGCTGATGCCGCTCACCCACGCCGCCTTCAACGCCAACGGCCGGGTGGCACCGTAG
- a CDS encoding polyribonucleotide nucleotidyltransferase: MENETHYAEAVIDNGSFGTRTIRFETGRLAKQAAGSAVAYLDDDTMVLSATTASKKPKDNLDFFPLTVDVEERQYAAGKIPGSFFRREGRPSEDAILTCRLIDRPLRPSFKKGLRNEIQIVETIMALNPDHLYDVVAINAASCSTQLAGLPFSGPIGGTRVALIKGQWVGFPTHTELEDAVFDMVVAGRVLEDGDVAIMMVEAEATTKTIQLVADGADAPTEELVAAGLEAAKPFIKALCKAQADLAAKAAKPTGEFPVFLDYQDDVLEALTAAVRSELAQALTIAGKQDRDAELDRVKELAAEKLLPQFEGREKEISGAYRALTKSLVRERIIKDKVRIDGRGVTDIRTLAAEVEAIPRVHGSALFERGETQILGVTTLNMLRMEQQLDTLSPVTRKRYMHNYNFPPYSVGETGRVGSPKRREIGHGALAERAILPVLPTREEFPYAIRQVSEALGSNGSTSMGSVCASTMSLLNAGVPLKAPVAGIAMGLISQEIDGKTHYVALTDILGAEDAFGDMDFKVAGTKTFVTALQLDTKLDGIPASVLAAALKQARDARLHILDVMNEAIDVPDEMSPNAPRIITVKIPVDKIGEVIGPKGKMINQIQEDTGADITIEDDGTIYIGAADGPAAEAARATINGIANPTMPEVGERYLGTVVKTTTFGAFVSLLPGKDGLLHISQIRKLAGGKRVENVEDILGIGQKVQVEIAEIDQRGKLSLIPVIEGEDEEKNDSQDDQKDEASQ, from the coding sequence GTGGAGAACGAGACCCACTACGCCGAAGCCGTGATCGACAACGGCTCCTTCGGCACCCGCACCATCCGCTTCGAGACGGGCCGCCTGGCCAAGCAGGCCGCCGGCTCCGCCGTGGCGTACCTGGACGACGACACCATGGTGCTGTCGGCCACCACCGCTTCCAAGAAGCCCAAGGACAACCTCGACTTCTTCCCCCTCACGGTGGACGTCGAGGAGCGGCAGTACGCGGCCGGAAAGATCCCCGGCTCCTTCTTCCGCCGCGAGGGCCGGCCCTCCGAGGACGCGATCCTCACCTGCCGCCTCATCGACCGCCCGCTGCGCCCCTCCTTCAAGAAGGGCCTGCGCAACGAGATCCAGATCGTCGAGACGATCATGGCTCTCAACCCCGACCACCTGTACGACGTGGTCGCGATCAACGCCGCCTCCTGCTCCACGCAGCTGGCCGGCCTGCCCTTCTCCGGCCCGATCGGCGGCACCCGTGTCGCCCTGATCAAGGGCCAGTGGGTCGGGTTCCCGACGCACACCGAGCTCGAGGACGCCGTCTTCGACATGGTGGTCGCGGGCCGCGTCCTGGAGGACGGCGACGTCGCGATCATGATGGTCGAGGCCGAGGCCACCACGAAGACCATCCAGCTCGTCGCCGACGGCGCGGACGCCCCCACCGAGGAGCTCGTCGCCGCCGGTCTGGAGGCCGCGAAGCCCTTCATCAAGGCGCTCTGCAAGGCCCAGGCCGACCTCGCCGCCAAGGCCGCCAAGCCGACCGGCGAGTTCCCGGTCTTCCTGGACTACCAGGACGACGTCCTGGAGGCCCTCACGGCCGCCGTACGCAGCGAACTGGCGCAGGCGCTCACCATCGCCGGCAAGCAGGACCGCGACGCCGAGTTGGACCGCGTCAAGGAGCTCGCCGCCGAGAAGCTGCTCCCGCAGTTCGAGGGCCGCGAGAAGGAGATCTCCGGCGCGTACCGCGCGCTGACGAAGTCCCTCGTCCGCGAGCGCATCATCAAGGACAAGGTCCGCATCGACGGCCGCGGCGTCACGGACATCCGTACGCTCGCCGCCGAGGTCGAGGCCATCCCGCGCGTGCACGGCTCCGCGCTGTTCGAGCGCGGCGAGACCCAGATCCTGGGCGTCACCACCCTCAACATGCTGCGCATGGAGCAGCAGTTGGACACCCTCTCGCCGGTGACCCGCAAGCGCTACATGCACAACTACAACTTCCCGCCGTACTCCGTCGGCGAGACCGGCCGCGTGGGTTCGCCCAAGCGCCGTGAGATCGGCCACGGGGCGCTCGCCGAGCGCGCCATCCTGCCGGTGCTCCCGACGCGCGAGGAGTTCCCCTACGCGATCCGTCAGGTCTCCGAGGCGCTGGGCTCCAACGGCTCGACGTCCATGGGCTCGGTCTGCGCCTCCACCATGTCGCTGCTGAACGCCGGTGTGCCCCTCAAGGCCCCCGTCGCCGGTATCGCCATGGGCCTCATCTCCCAGGAGATCGACGGCAAGACGCACTACGTCGCCCTCACCGACATCCTCGGTGCGGAGGACGCCTTCGGCGACATGGACTTCAAGGTCGCCGGTACGAAGACGTTCGTCACCGCGCTCCAGCTCGACACCAAGCTCGACGGCATCCCCGCCTCGGTCCTGGCCGCCGCGCTGAAGCAGGCCCGTGACGCCCGCCTCCACATCCTCGACGTGATGAACGAGGCCATCGACGTCCCGGACGAGATGTCCCCGAACGCCCCGCGGATCATCACCGTCAAGATCCCGGTGGACAAGATCGGTGAGGTCATCGGCCCCAAGGGCAAGATGATCAACCAGATCCAGGAGGACACCGGCGCCGACATCACGATCGAGGACGACGGCACCATCTACATCGGTGCCGCCGACGGACCGGCCGCCGAGGCCGCCCGCGCCACGATCAACGGCATCGCCAACCCGACCATGCCGGAGGTCGGCGAGCGCTACCTGGGTACGGTCGTCAAGACCACCACCTTCGGCGCGTTCGTGTCGCTGCTCCCCGGCAAGGACGGGCTGCTGCACATCTCGCAGATCCGCAAGCTCGCCGGCGGCAAGCGCGTCGAGAACGTCGAGGACATCCTCGGCATCGGCCAGAAGGTCCAGGTCGAGATCGCCGAGATCGACCAGCGCGGCAAGCTCTCCCTCATCCCCGTGATCGAGGGCGAGGACGAAGAGAAGAACGACAGCCAGGACGACCAGAAGGACGAAGCCTCCCAGTGA
- the eccD gene encoding type VII secretion integral membrane protein EccD produces the protein MTAHTAATGTGRPGTPAPSSGGTGFCRITVVAPDGRIDVALPEDIAVADLHPEILRLSGQSPEAGAPVGYHLVRRDGTVLDSARSLASQRILDGELLSLRPFAESLPPAVFDDVSDAVASAVARDRTLWTDRAMRGAGLFGGAVLLTLLAFVLWTADPRHDAHGLPGVLAGVTAVMLLAVAGVRARVYDDRGSSVALGIGSMANAAVAGSGLLPFADGQGVGRLQFLLACAAVLVASVILTIVAPGGDGPFVAFVFASAVGLLVTFVAITTGMAPAETAAVCAALSVGALAFLPGLSTRFARLPIGFEPPRTAAGAYGSDPEPPAPVDPERIAAQARRGHELLVGLVGGCALVAVGAAGVLGFSDGVWGQLLALATGVAMLMRAHLFSYTTQVGCALAAGLGALVLLGLGLCLNPPEALIREALRGDGTGLDIRTVWLAAAVAGIAALVVAIGLIVPRKGVTPFWGRFLEIAESFVLLTIVPLCLAVFDVYHSIRALTS, from the coding sequence ATGACGGCCCACACGGCGGCCACCGGCACCGGCCGACCGGGCACACCCGCCCCGTCCAGCGGCGGAACCGGCTTCTGCCGGATCACCGTCGTCGCCCCGGACGGCCGGATCGACGTCGCGCTGCCCGAGGACATCGCCGTCGCCGACCTCCACCCGGAGATCCTGCGGCTGTCCGGCCAGAGTCCCGAGGCCGGCGCCCCCGTCGGCTACCACCTCGTACGCCGCGACGGCACCGTCCTCGACAGTGCCCGCTCCCTGGCCTCCCAGCGCATCCTCGACGGCGAACTGCTCTCGCTGCGCCCCTTCGCCGAGTCCCTGCCCCCGGCGGTCTTCGACGACGTCTCCGACGCCGTCGCCTCCGCCGTCGCCCGCGACCGCACCCTGTGGACCGACCGCGCCATGCGCGGCGCCGGGCTGTTCGGCGGCGCCGTCCTCCTGACACTGCTCGCCTTCGTGCTCTGGACCGCCGACCCCCGCCACGACGCCCACGGCCTGCCGGGCGTCCTGGCCGGCGTCACCGCCGTCATGCTGCTCGCCGTCGCGGGCGTCCGGGCCCGGGTGTACGACGACCGGGGCTCGTCCGTCGCGCTCGGCATCGGCTCGATGGCCAACGCCGCCGTCGCCGGTTCCGGACTGCTGCCCTTCGCGGACGGGCAGGGCGTCGGCCGGCTCCAGTTCCTGCTCGCCTGCGCCGCCGTACTCGTCGCGTCCGTGATCCTGACCATCGTCGCCCCCGGCGGCGACGGCCCGTTCGTCGCGTTCGTCTTCGCCTCCGCCGTCGGCCTCCTGGTGACGTTCGTCGCCATCACCACCGGCATGGCGCCCGCCGAGACCGCCGCCGTCTGCGCCGCGCTCTCCGTAGGAGCACTCGCCTTCCTGCCCGGCCTCTCCACCCGCTTCGCCCGCCTCCCCATCGGCTTCGAGCCGCCCCGTACGGCCGCCGGTGCCTACGGCAGCGACCCCGAGCCCCCCGCCCCCGTCGACCCCGAGCGCATCGCCGCCCAGGCCCGGCGCGGCCACGAACTGCTCGTCGGCCTGGTCGGCGGCTGCGCCCTGGTTGCCGTCGGCGCCGCCGGTGTCCTCGGCTTCTCCGACGGCGTCTGGGGCCAGCTGCTCGCCCTCGCCACCGGCGTCGCCATGCTGATGCGCGCCCACCTCTTCAGTTACACCACCCAGGTCGGCTGCGCCCTGGCCGCCGGTCTCGGCGCCCTCGTCCTGTTGGGCCTCGGCCTCTGCCTGAACCCCCCGGAGGCGCTCATCCGCGAGGCCCTGCGGGGCGACGGCACGGGGCTCGACATCCGTACGGTCTGGCTGGCCGCCGCCGTCGCGGGCATCGCCGCCCTCGTCGTCGCCATAGGGCTGATCGTGCCGCGCAAGGGCGTCACCCCGTTCTGGGGCCGCTTCCTGGAGATCGCGGAATCCTTCGTACTACTGACGATCGTCCCGCTCTGTCTGGCGGTGTTCGACGTCTACCACTCCATCCGTGCGTTGACGTCTTGA
- the rpsO gene encoding 30S ribosomal protein S15 produces the protein MPLDAATKKQIMSEFATKEGDTGSPEVQVAMLSRRISDLTEHLKTHKHDHHSRRGLLILVGQRRRLLQYLAKKDIQRFRALVDRLGIRRGAAGGAK, from the coding sequence GTGCCGCTCGACGCCGCTACGAAGAAGCAGATCATGTCGGAGTTCGCCACCAAGGAAGGCGACACCGGCTCCCCCGAGGTCCAGGTCGCGATGCTCTCGCGTCGTATCTCGGACCTCACCGAGCACCTCAAGACGCACAAGCACGATCACCACTCGCGTCGCGGTCTGCTCATCCTGGTCGGCCAGCGCCGCCGCCTGCTCCAGTACCTGGCGAAGAAGGACATCCAGCGCTTCCGTGCGCTGGTCGACCGCCTGGGCATCCGCCGCGGTGCCGCCGGCGGCGCCAAGTAG
- the dapA gene encoding 4-hydroxy-tetrahydrodipicolinate synthase, translated as MAPISTPQTPFGRVLTAMVTPFTADGALDLDGAQRLAVHLVDAGNDGLIVNGTTGESPTTSDAEKDQLVRAVLEAVGDRAHVVAGIGTNDTRHSVELARTAERSGAHGLLAVTPYYNKPPQEGLFQHFTAIADATGLPVMLYDIPGRSGVPIDTETLIRLAQHPRIVANKDAKGDLGRASWVIAQSGLPWYSGDDMLNLPLLAVGAIGFVSVVGHVVTPELRAMLDAHVSGDVQKATEIHQKLLPVFTGMFRTQGVITCKAALTLQKLPAGPLRLPLVELTEHETAQLKIDLTAGGVEL; from the coding sequence ATGGCTCCGATCTCCACTCCGCAGACCCCCTTCGGGCGGGTCCTCACCGCCATGGTCACGCCCTTCACGGCGGACGGCGCACTCGACCTCGACGGCGCCCAGCGACTCGCCGTCCATCTGGTGGACGCAGGCAACGACGGCCTGATCGTCAACGGCACCACCGGCGAGTCCCCCACCACCAGCGACGCGGAGAAAGACCAGCTCGTACGGGCGGTCCTGGAAGCGGTCGGAGACCGGGCCCATGTCGTCGCCGGCATCGGCACGAACGACACGCGGCACAGCGTCGAACTGGCCCGTACCGCCGAACGCTCCGGCGCGCACGGCCTGCTCGCCGTGACCCCGTACTACAACAAGCCCCCGCAAGAGGGTCTCTTCCAGCACTTCACTGCGATCGCCGACGCCACCGGGCTCCCGGTGATGCTGTACGACATCCCGGGCCGCAGCGGCGTCCCCATCGACACCGAGACCCTCATCCGTCTCGCCCAGCACCCGCGTATCGTCGCCAACAAGGACGCCAAGGGCGACCTCGGCCGGGCCAGCTGGGTCATCGCCCAGAGCGGCCTCCCCTGGTACTCGGGCGACGACATGCTCAACCTGCCGCTCCTCGCCGTCGGCGCCATCGGCTTCGTCTCCGTCGTCGGCCATGTCGTCACACCGGAACTGCGCGCCATGCTCGACGCCCACGTCAGCGGCGACGTCCAGAAGGCGACGGAGATCCACCAGAAGCTGCTCCCCGTCTTCACCGGCATGTTCCGTACGCAGGGTGTCATCACCTGCAAGGCGGCACTCACCCTCCAGAAGCTGCCGGCCGGACCGCTGCGCCTGCCGCTCGTCGAGCTCACGGAGCACGAGACCGCGCAGCTCAAGATCGATCTCACGGCCGGCGGGGTAGAGCTGTAA
- the dapB gene encoding 4-hydroxy-tetrahydrodipicolinate reductase: MSTTLRVAVLGAKGRIGSAAVRAVEAADDMELVAALGRDDSLQTLADTGAQVAVELTTPAAVMGNLDFLVRHGIHAVVGTTGWTDDRLAQLRTRLAGSPGTGVLIAPNFSIGAVLTMTFAQAAARWFDSAEIVELHHPNKADAPSGTATRTAQLIAAARAEAGSPPQPDATVTALDGARGADVDGVPVHSVRLRGLLAHQEVLLGAEGETLTIRHDSLHHSSFMPGILLGVRRVVDAPGLTFGLEHFVDLNLPG; the protein is encoded by the coding sequence ATGAGCACCACACTGCGGGTGGCCGTACTCGGCGCCAAGGGCCGTATCGGTTCGGCGGCCGTACGAGCGGTCGAGGCCGCCGACGACATGGAACTGGTCGCGGCCCTCGGCCGGGACGACTCACTTCAGACCCTCGCCGACACGGGGGCCCAGGTCGCCGTCGAACTGACCACGCCCGCCGCGGTGATGGGCAACCTGGACTTCCTCGTACGCCACGGCATCCACGCCGTCGTCGGCACCACCGGCTGGACCGACGACCGGCTGGCACAGCTGCGGACGCGACTGGCGGGCTCCCCGGGGACGGGCGTGCTCATCGCGCCCAACTTCTCCATCGGGGCCGTCCTCACGATGACGTTCGCGCAGGCGGCGGCGCGCTGGTTCGACTCCGCCGAGATCGTCGAACTGCACCACCCGAACAAGGCCGACGCCCCGTCGGGCACCGCCACCCGCACGGCCCAGCTGATCGCCGCCGCGCGCGCCGAAGCGGGCAGCCCGCCGCAGCCCGACGCCACGGTCACGGCGCTGGACGGGGCGCGCGGCGCGGACGTCGACGGCGTTCCCGTGCACTCCGTACGGCTCCGAGGACTGCTCGCCCACCAAGAGGTGCTGCTCGGTGCGGAAGGGGAGACGCTCACCATCCGGCACGATTCGCTGCACCACAGCAGCTTCATGCCGGGAATCCTCCTCGGCGTCCGCCGGGTGGTCGACGCCCCGGGCCTCACTTTCGGCCTGGAGCACTTCGTCGATCTGAATCTGCCGGGCTGA